gagaataaagaaaaagaaaagaaatcgaAAGAAAGACAGACATAGGAAAAAAGATTCGATTCTCGTTTTCCTCGGTCGCGAAACAAGAACGGAGTAATAATTTTCCTCTACAGCTTTTTACATCGTGAATCAAAACCAAACAACCGAAAAAAGGAGGTAAGCGAGAGAAccaaaacctaaaaaaaacatgaaagagaagagaaaagaagaaccCTAACATTTGTGTACTTTTTTTTTACCTCAAAGATCCTGCTTTTgtatatttacaacaaaaatccaaaaaaggagggaaaaaaaaggaagaagaagatctggCTAAAATTCATTATTAGTGTGTCAACTCTTCAGGGGAGTAGTTGAGGAGGTCGAGGAGGTGGCGCGTGTCACGTCCCCGCGTGAGTGCTTCAAGCACGCGCTCAAAGACTATGACGTGGCACGGAAGCCGGATAACACCTTGCTGGTCGTAACCGTACTCCTGAGCCGACTCGTTCAGGAGCTTCACGAAGATTGGATGGTTCAGAAGCTCCGCACTCACCGCAAACCGCTCCATCTCGTCGCCGACGTAAACAGGAACGTGTCCCTCCGGCACCGGAGAGCGCCGCATCTTGTGGCGGAAGGAGTCGCCGCAGCGGCGCCGGTGTCGCCTTGCCGCCGCAACGGAGTCGGAGCGGAGGAGCGTGTACTGAGACGAGTCGGCGACGCGTGAGAGTCTTCGGATCAACTGCTTCAtggtaaaaaagaaattaaaacggCTTTTAGTGAGAGAAAGTGAGGATGTGGTTTTTAGACAGAGAGAGAGTGTGAAGGTTTGGAAGGGGTGGGGATGGGGAGAGAGAGTGTTAGAGTGGTTGGTATTTATATAGAGGGGGAGCAGGAAGAGGGGGGATAGGTGTTGTGTGTGTTTGGTATTGGGAGAGTGTACGCAAAGGGGCGCAATGGAAAGGTGATGATGCGGGAAGTTTGGGAGGTACAGGTAAACGTACTTGGCAGGTACAATTCAGTGAGAGATAAGGAgataagagaaagaaaattaatttaattgggaaaaaatttattattattataaataataaatactgTGTCTTGTTTAATGAATGGGAGGTGCggttgttaaaagagtaaataacAGCCACTATGGACTGTGGTGAGGTTGGGTTGTTTGTTTATTTNNNNNNNNNNNNNNNNNNNNNNNNNNNNNNNNNNNNNNNNNNNNNNNNNNNNNNNNNNNNNNNNNNNNNNNNNNNNNNNNNNNNNNNNNNNNNNNNNNNNNNNNNNNNNNNNNNNNNNNATATTATTAATAAAGTTGGATATGctgatatataatagtatttaggtgtgtccaaacgTATTTGgagaataatttttattttttattaggaCATGGTTAAACATAACAAATAACAAATATGCGTGTCGGATAAATATTAATGAATGTCGTGTTTAAAATGTGTCTGACACATGGATACGATAGACACAACAATTTAGTGAAGTGTCTATAATTCATAGTTTATGTTAAATGTTAGGATACATCAAAATTTATTATGTTTGGCATCATTTAATCATTAACTTAATTTCTTTGGTGTAGTCTCTTTGATCTAATAATCCAACAATATACTTTATCTTATAATTTTTaaacattaataattaaataatagNNNNNNNNNNNNNNNNNNNNNNNNNNNNNNNNNNNNNNNNNNNNNNNNNNNNNNNNNNNNNNNNNNNNNNNNNNNNNNNNNNNNNNNNNNNNNNNNNNNNNNNNNNNNNNNNNNNNNNNNNNNNNNNNNNNNNNNNNNNNNNNNNNNNNNNNNNNNNNNNNNNNNNNNNNNNNNNNNNNNNNNNNNNNNNNNNNNNNNNNNNNNNNNNNNNNNNNNNNNNNNNNNNNNNNNNNNNNNNNNNNNNNNNNNNNNNNNNNNNNNNNNNNNNACATGAGCAAGATGACTTACATAGAAATGGTTCTAATGGATATTAATTAacaggattttttatttaaataaatattttaattattgaaataaataattataaaaattattatcgaAATTTATCCCCTAATTTGTAAACGAAATAAGTTTGTACGTATCAGCCATGTGCGCGTGACACGTATATATCTCGTTTATGGTGTAAACGAGATACTTGCaagcttatctcgtttacactgtaaattaGATACGTGTTAAATTAATGTGTTtgcagtgtaaacgagatacagtaAGACAAATTTTTAACTGCTATAAAAAAATGTGCAACCCTTGGCATTCTCTACATAAATTTCATATCTTCTTCTCCCCCGTTTTTCTTACAAAGAGTCCCCAAAAATGTCCAATAATAGTAGATATGTGGTTGTTTGTGTGTACCccaattgtcgtatgagaaaCAGCGATAATGgggtgatatttgagtgtgagaatctGTTACTATTGCGCACTCGACATGTAAGTTTGTTGTCCGAGTTGatgagtttgatattgagcaacGTTGGTGACACAGGGAGAAGAGAGATCGGAAGGGTGGGATAGGTTGCTAGAAGTGTTGGGTAATGGAGTTTTCCGGTTTCGACTATTTCGGCTCCAGGGCGACGAGCATGTGTGTGACTCATGTTTGACATCCATGGGTGAATCATGCCAGAGCATGTGATGGAGCCTTCCGCCGAGGTTGgtgatgttggtggtggtggttctgtACAGTCGACATTTGTGCAGGATGACCCACCTCTCGCACCATCACCGATTCATGTTGCCAATCTAGTGGAAGACATAGAGATGGGTGAGGAAGACTCCGACGAAGAGTACGTTGCGGATAGCGACGATATTGATTCTTCTaaagatgatgaggaggaggagtttGTACCGGAGATGCCGACCGAGACAGCAGTGCGCTCTCCCCCCTCCCGCCTGATTCCGGCGTTATCAGATGTACCAAGTCACTATCATACATTGTATTTGGACGCCATGCATGagaaatttctattttccaaCACTGGGGAAGAGGATTATAACCTAGACGGTGGGGTAGAGTTTCGGATCGGCCACTGATTCAAATGCCGAGATGCAGTAATGCAgggtgtgaagaactacagtattcACAGAAGTGCTGAGTATTGAGTGGTCAAATTGGAccgattaaagtaccatgtgcattgCCGTCAAGCTGCAAATGGATGTCCATGGAGTCTCTGTGATGCCCTCCAACAGAATCTCACATACTCGTGAGTTCAAGTTTAATTAAGGCGTACTTACTCATTTATGATTGCTATATATTGAGTAGTTTCCAATCATGGATGTTTTATTTCGTTAGGGAGGTTCGAAGAGTTGGTGGAGCGCATACTTGTTTAGCACCCACCATGTCCCAAGAACATCGACAGTTGGACAGCAACCTCATCTATAAGGTCATCCTACCAATGATATAGTCCAACCCATCCATCAACATTCCTGTCCTGCAAGGTACAGTCCCGTAGAGCTATCCCTTCAAACCCTCCAACAAAAAGTTCTGGATGGTGAAGCAAAAGGCAATTGCACAGATATATAGGAACTGGGAGGAGTCATACAATAAGGTGCCGAAGCTGCTGTAGGCACTGCAGAGTTGTTGTCTCGAAACTATTTGTGAGCTAAGGGTCGTACCTTACTATGATGGCCACTTTCTAGTCCGCGACTATAGCATGTTCAACAAAGTATTTTGGGCTTTCCTATCCTATGTTGAGGCTTTTAAGCATTGTAAGTCGTTTGTTTTCGTCGATGGCACACATTTGTATGGCAGATACGGTGAAGTGTTGCTTATTGCAGTGGCACAAGACAGCAACAACAATATCCTTCCTATTGCTTTTGCAATTGTGGAGTCCGAGAGTACATAGTCATGGTTGTTCCTCCTGACTAATCTGAGACGACATGTCACCCCACAAGAAGGCATGTTGAATATTTCAGATAGATCACAGGCGATCAAGGCTGCACTGAGGGCCGATGATAGTGGTTGGCAACCTCCTAGGGCATTCCACGCTTATTGTATTAGACATATGGCCGCAAACTTCATGTCTCGTTTCAAGTCGACCGGGGCCAAGCGATACCTTATAAATGCTGCTTATAGTCTAAGCAAGGCTGGGAACGAGTGGTACATGGAAACCTTGAAAGGATTGTCGCGAGAGATGGCAGACTGGGCTGGTCATTTCAACAAAGAGATATGGCTGCAACACTGTGACAGCGGTCGTTGGTTTGGGTATATGACAATAAATCTGTCGGAGTGTATTAATGCATTTCTCAAGGGTACACGGTACTTGCCGATTTCTGCCATCGTGCACATCATGTACGAAAGGTTGCAAAAGTTATTCGTGACGAAGGGTAGGGAGGCACAATCACAACTGGCTACTAGGAATCGCTTCTCCTAGAGGCTGATGGCAGCCAttgagaagaagagagaaggcaTTCTGAAGATGCGTGTTACTCATTGTGATCGACTAGCTTCCGTATTTGTTGTGGATGAGTTAGAGCCGTTTGAGGGTTGGTAGCAAGGTTCCTTCCGAGTTTGGCTAGCAGTGGGTACGTGTGACTGTGGGTTCTTTTAGTCTCTCCATTATCCATGCCGACATGTGCTTGATGGGTCTGCCACTGCAAGCATTGAGTGGGCTCCATACGTTTATCCGGTTTACAAACAGGAGTCTATGTTTAAGGTGTACGAGATGGAGTTTCCACCGATGCCTGACGAATTCCTATGGCCGGAGTGGTATGAGACTCTGCTTCGTTCTAATCCACTCATGCGCAAGAAGGCTACTGGGAGACCTATCTCTACCAGGTTCAAGAATGACATGGATGAGGTCGAGCAACGGAAGAAGAAGTGTGGCCCATGCAGGCAAGTCGGTCATACTAGGAGGGGTTGTCCCAACCAACCCACGGACGAAGCTTAGGGGTGATGGTCGTTTACTAGGATCGATGTTACCTAATTGTTTTGAGTTATTCTAGTTGTATTATACACTTATAAGTGTGATAGCAGTTTATGTAATATATGTAATCATTAATGTGTTACTCATTATGAGCATGTTCGTACGAATGAATTATACATCTTTAGTATCACATTGTTAAAAGTTCTAACAGATTTTTTTGTAATACCAAATGCCAAAAAAAAAGTCACATAAACGGATTATACATTAAATAGTCATCACGCATCACTTATATAATACATCATTCATAGTCTAGTACATAAAGTTAATAATAACATACTCTACATAATAAAGAACGGGGGGCATACTGGTGCACATGAGGGTGAGGTTGAGGCAGCGGAGCTGAAGGAGGCGTCAACTGAGGATGGGATGAGGTCAGCAATAGACCATAATCCACTAACACAGGCATCGTATACTGGGAACCCAGTCTCACCCCTGCCTCGTATGACGAGCCTGCACCCGGAGATATCTATGGCATCCAAGCTAAAGTCTATGCAGGAGCGGATGGGTGATGAAACTGTCTGATACTCTGCTCCCTGCCAATTCAGAACTGGTCTGCAAGGCGTTGCATCGACGCATGGTCAGCGGTATGAAGCTAGAATGCATCCTCGAAGAATATCTCCTCAACCATCTACTCCTCCTGATAGCTACTGGATGGCCTGACATCATGCCATCTGGGTGGTGAGGTGTCCTAGACGGCTCAATGCTGCTAAACTCCTGAACCAGATGGATCATACGGTGCTGGAGGTGGAGGAGGTGGCGGTGGGGGTAAATCATCGCCGCCTGCTGGGATGTCTCATGATCCTCATGTCGGTCAAACTCTACCTCCTCATCCGACTCTACATCCAATTGCTCCTAGCGAGGCCTAACCCTATCGTCTCTAACCCCTGCACCTGGTCTGCGCTCTCTAGCACCCCTCTCCTTCCTAGCAGGCCGCCAGGTGTCCTCGCTGACCTCCCTCGCACGCCTACACAGATCAGGGACGTCCTGGGGAAGGTGGCAAACGTCCCTCGGCTGGATGGCAGTAAGCTAGACATCAGCTGGTAAATCGGCTAGCCTTGGATCATCGAGTACGTCTTGGCCTGATAGGTACCTAACTCGGCAAGCGTCCCGACACCAATACCAATACTCCCGGGTCGGCCTGTAGTCAAAGCATGGTTGAATGAAGATCATGTGGCCCTCTTCAAAATGGACCGTCCAGCCGGCGTACCACTTATCTAGTCTATCAGGCCACCACACATCCTCGCCCCGCCTTGTGGATGTTAGGAACCTGTCGACGTTGATCGGGGTGCCAGGTACCAACTGCTCTCCATTGAACTGGCGCTGCACTCGGTCAACCTGGTGAAACTCGACTATATTAAAGTAGACGAGGGGGACGACTGATATCCATGTCCTCCACTCTGCCTCCTCGAAAAACCACGGTGGGGACAAAGCCTGCAGAGCAGGGTCATCGTACTACGTCCGGACAAGCTGAAACAACATTTattgaataaataaatatttgatATCCCAAAAAGTAAATAATGTTTCAAACCACAAAATTCAGTAACtacataattttatttaatttatttaaacaaCACATTCTATATAAAGGACTAAATTA
The DNA window shown above is from Arachis ipaensis cultivar K30076 chromosome B08, Araip1.1, whole genome shotgun sequence and carries:
- the LOC107611856 gene encoding auxin-responsive protein SAUR71 — protein: MKQLIRRLSRVADSSQYTLLRSDSVAAARRHRRRCGDSFRHKMRRSPVPEGHVPVYVGDEMERFAVSAELLNHPIFVKLLNESAQEYGYDQQGVIRLPCHVIVFERVLEALTRGRDTRHLLDLLNYSPEELTH